Proteins found in one Hyla sarda isolate aHylSar1 chromosome 7, aHylSar1.hap1, whole genome shotgun sequence genomic segment:
- the LOC130282188 gene encoding intelectin-1-like isoform X2 — protein MLYILCAYEKGLSCHRKALGCEDASISEKKQNILNLLACWDDNSESDVESHSGYPTGGSDYGYRSCKEIKSSDRSAKDGIYILTTEDGLIYQTYCDMTTNGGGWTLVASVHENNMNGKCTVGDRWSSQEGNNINNPKGDGNWANYATFGLPVGATSDDYKNPGYFDITAKDLSLWHIPNNTPLPEWRNASLLRYRTTNGFFNYEGGNLFNLYKKYPVVYNAGACLAQNGPAIPVVYDFGSAEKTALYYSPNGAKEYTAGYVQFRAINYERSALALCPGVKVTGCNVEHHCIGGGGYIPEGNPVQCGDFAAFDWNGHGTHVGWSSTKEITEAAVLLFYR, from the exons ATGTTGTATATACTATGTGCATACGAAAAAGGTCTGTCCTGTCACAGGAAAGCTTTGGGCTGTG aGGATGCTTCTATTTCTGAGAAGAAACAAAACATACTGAACCTATTGGCGTGCTGGGATGACAACTCTGAAAGTGACGTTGAGTCTCATTCTGGGTATCCTACTGGTGGATCGGACTATGGGTACAGGAGCTGCAAGGAAATTAAGAGTTCTGACAGATCTGCAAAGG ATGGAATATATATTTTGACCACTGAAGATGGACTGATTTATCAGACCTATTGTGACATGACAACAAATGGTGGAGGGTGGACCTTGGTGGCCAGTGTCCATGAAAACAACATGAACGGTAAATGTACAGTGGGAGATCGCTGGTCCAGCCAGGAAGGAAACAACATCAACAACCCAAAAGGTGATGGTAACTGGGCCAACTACGCTACATTTGGTCTACCTGTTGGAGCTACCAGCGATGATTATAAG AATCCTGGCTATTTTGATATTACTGCTAAAGATCTGAGCTTGTGGCACATTCCCAATAATACACCCTTGCCAGAGTGGAGAAATGCTTCTCTCCTGAGATATCGCACAACCAATGGCTTCTTTAATTATGAGGGTGGTAACCTCTTCAATTTATACAAA AAATACCCAGTAGTGTACAATGCCGGAGCCTGCCTTGCACAGAATGGACCAGCTATTCCAGTTGTGTATGACTTTGGAAGTGCTGAGAAGACAGCATTATATTACTCCCCTAATGGCGCAA AAGAGTACACTGCCGGCTATGTTCAATTCCGGGCTATTAATTATGAAAGATCTGCCCTGGCTCTATGTCCAGGTGTGAAGGTGACTGGATGCAATGTAGAACAT CACTGCATTGGAGGAGGTGGTTATATCCCAGAAGGAAACCCTGTTCAATGTGGAGACTTTGCTGCCTTTGACTGGAATGGTCATGGAACACATGTTGGATGGAGTAGCACCAAGGAAATAACTGAAGCAGCCGTCCTCCTCTTCTATCGCTAA
- the LOC130282188 gene encoding intelectin-1-like isoform X1 — translation MWVHKLVVLSLALSGLYSYKCQDASISEKKQNILNLLACWDDNSESDVESHSGYPTGGSDYGYRSCKEIKSSDRSAKDGIYILTTEDGLIYQTYCDMTTNGGGWTLVASVHENNMNGKCTVGDRWSSQEGNNINNPKGDGNWANYATFGLPVGATSDDYKNPGYFDITAKDLSLWHIPNNTPLPEWRNASLLRYRTTNGFFNYEGGNLFNLYKKYPVVYNAGACLAQNGPAIPVVYDFGSAEKTALYYSPNGAKEYTAGYVQFRAINYERSALALCPGVKVTGCNVEHHCIGGGGYIPEGNPVQCGDFAAFDWNGHGTHVGWSSTKEITEAAVLLFYR, via the exons ATGTGGGTACACAAGCTGGTAGTCCTTTCTTTGGCGCTTTCTGGGCTTTACTCCTACAAGTGTC aGGATGCTTCTATTTCTGAGAAGAAACAAAACATACTGAACCTATTGGCGTGCTGGGATGACAACTCTGAAAGTGACGTTGAGTCTCATTCTGGGTATCCTACTGGTGGATCGGACTATGGGTACAGGAGCTGCAAGGAAATTAAGAGTTCTGACAGATCTGCAAAGG ATGGAATATATATTTTGACCACTGAAGATGGACTGATTTATCAGACCTATTGTGACATGACAACAAATGGTGGAGGGTGGACCTTGGTGGCCAGTGTCCATGAAAACAACATGAACGGTAAATGTACAGTGGGAGATCGCTGGTCCAGCCAGGAAGGAAACAACATCAACAACCCAAAAGGTGATGGTAACTGGGCCAACTACGCTACATTTGGTCTACCTGTTGGAGCTACCAGCGATGATTATAAG AATCCTGGCTATTTTGATATTACTGCTAAAGATCTGAGCTTGTGGCACATTCCCAATAATACACCCTTGCCAGAGTGGAGAAATGCTTCTCTCCTGAGATATCGCACAACCAATGGCTTCTTTAATTATGAGGGTGGTAACCTCTTCAATTTATACAAA AAATACCCAGTAGTGTACAATGCCGGAGCCTGCCTTGCACAGAATGGACCAGCTATTCCAGTTGTGTATGACTTTGGAAGTGCTGAGAAGACAGCATTATATTACTCCCCTAATGGCGCAA AAGAGTACACTGCCGGCTATGTTCAATTCCGGGCTATTAATTATGAAAGATCTGCCCTGGCTCTATGTCCAGGTGTGAAGGTGACTGGATGCAATGTAGAACAT CACTGCATTGGAGGAGGTGGTTATATCCCAGAAGGAAACCCTGTTCAATGTGGAGACTTTGCTGCCTTTGACTGGAATGGTCATGGAACACATGTTGGATGGAGTAGCACCAAGGAAATAACTGAAGCAGCCGTCCTCCTCTTCTATCGCTAA
- the LOC130282188 gene encoding intelectin-1-like isoform X3 — MLYILCAYEKEDASISEKKQNILNLLACWDDNSESDVESHSGYPTGGSDYGYRSCKEIKSSDRSAKDGIYILTTEDGLIYQTYCDMTTNGGGWTLVASVHENNMNGKCTVGDRWSSQEGNNINNPKGDGNWANYATFGLPVGATSDDYKNPGYFDITAKDLSLWHIPNNTPLPEWRNASLLRYRTTNGFFNYEGGNLFNLYKKYPVVYNAGACLAQNGPAIPVVYDFGSAEKTALYYSPNGAKEYTAGYVQFRAINYERSALALCPGVKVTGCNVEHHCIGGGGYIPEGNPVQCGDFAAFDWNGHGTHVGWSSTKEITEAAVLLFYR; from the exons ATGTTGTATATACTATGTGCATACGAAAAAG aGGATGCTTCTATTTCTGAGAAGAAACAAAACATACTGAACCTATTGGCGTGCTGGGATGACAACTCTGAAAGTGACGTTGAGTCTCATTCTGGGTATCCTACTGGTGGATCGGACTATGGGTACAGGAGCTGCAAGGAAATTAAGAGTTCTGACAGATCTGCAAAGG ATGGAATATATATTTTGACCACTGAAGATGGACTGATTTATCAGACCTATTGTGACATGACAACAAATGGTGGAGGGTGGACCTTGGTGGCCAGTGTCCATGAAAACAACATGAACGGTAAATGTACAGTGGGAGATCGCTGGTCCAGCCAGGAAGGAAACAACATCAACAACCCAAAAGGTGATGGTAACTGGGCCAACTACGCTACATTTGGTCTACCTGTTGGAGCTACCAGCGATGATTATAAG AATCCTGGCTATTTTGATATTACTGCTAAAGATCTGAGCTTGTGGCACATTCCCAATAATACACCCTTGCCAGAGTGGAGAAATGCTTCTCTCCTGAGATATCGCACAACCAATGGCTTCTTTAATTATGAGGGTGGTAACCTCTTCAATTTATACAAA AAATACCCAGTAGTGTACAATGCCGGAGCCTGCCTTGCACAGAATGGACCAGCTATTCCAGTTGTGTATGACTTTGGAAGTGCTGAGAAGACAGCATTATATTACTCCCCTAATGGCGCAA AAGAGTACACTGCCGGCTATGTTCAATTCCGGGCTATTAATTATGAAAGATCTGCCCTGGCTCTATGTCCAGGTGTGAAGGTGACTGGATGCAATGTAGAACAT CACTGCATTGGAGGAGGTGGTTATATCCCAGAAGGAAACCCTGTTCAATGTGGAGACTTTGCTGCCTTTGACTGGAATGGTCATGGAACACATGTTGGATGGAGTAGCACCAAGGAAATAACTGAAGCAGCCGTCCTCCTCTTCTATCGCTAA